GGCACGGGGCGGTAGAGGAACCCTCGCAGGAGGTTGCGGATGCCTGTCCGCTCGTCTATCCAGTCCACCAGTCGGCGCATGGTCATCCTCCTACCCTTTGGGCTGGGTCTCGCCCAGGAACAGCCGCCCGTTTTCCACTTTGACCGTGTACCGATCCAGCGGGCGCGGCGCAGGGCCAGCCACAGGCGTGCCCTCGGCGTCAAACACGGCTGCGTGGCAAGGGCAGAAGAACTGTTGCGCCTTGCTGTTCCACTGCACCCCGCACCCCAGGTGTGTGCACTTGGGACTGAAGACCGTGAAGCGGTCGCCGTCTTCGCGGCGCACATAGACGGACACGTGTTGCTCTTTCGTTACCCATCCATCCTTGATAGTGCGGGAAAAGATGGCCAGCACAGGCTCGCCTTGCGGGAAATCCGAGACAGGTCCCACCTCGTGCCATTGGGACGATTGGGTGCCCAGCAGCGGGGAGAGGACATACCCGACGGCGGGAATGCCCACGGCCGCTGCCACGACGCCCCCCACCGCCGCAATCACGCCGCCGAGAAATCCTCGTCGGCTCACGCCAGAAGCATCAGTGTCATTGCTCATGATCGCCTCTCAGGGAGAAAGAAGATCGGTACCAGTATCAAAGGAAAGACCATCCAGATCACCAGGGTGCAGAAGACGCTGTGAAACAACACGTTGCCCGGAAAACGAGTGGGTAGACAATGTGTAGGCACCACCTCCTTCCAAAGCGTTTCGGAACTCAATAGCCGACGATGCGTGTGGCACACAAAGACACGGTGTCGGCCGCTCACGTTGGTTATCATTATACCACGCCGGCTCGTGATTGTCAAGATATGTAACCATGCAATATGAGCATATCTTGACAATATTAGTACGTACTAACTCCCAAGCCCAAGAGTAAGTTGTATGAGATTCGGTATGAATTGCTCCCCGGACGAAGACCCGCAGCGGTGCCAAAAGGCAGAGAAGGGGCGCACAGACTGCGCCCCTTCTCCTTTGAAGCGACCCATACCCTGCGGGGCCATGCGGCCCCTTTGGACTATGACGCTTTGGACTATGACGGCTATGGGCGAACCATGCCCGTCATGTCCACCTTGACCTTCGCGCCCAAACTGGCGATGGAATCGTACAGCACCTGCGCGATGTACTTCGGGTTGTGCGCAAACGCGCCCGGATCCTTGGTGGCGTACTGGTAGTTGTACGCCGCCTGCAGGAGCCGTGGCGTCCAGGACTTGTACGCATTGGTCGCCTGGGCTTCGTCCGTATCCACTACGCCGTTGCCGTTGGTGTCGGCGAAGAAGTAGGGATATGCAGCCGCGTTGTAGGCGATGGGCGCACCGGCCACGTCCTTGGCATAGGCCTGCAGGGCCGCG
This region of Chloroflexota bacterium genomic DNA includes:
- a CDS encoding ubiquinol-cytochrome c reductase iron-sulfur subunit, producing MSNDTDASGVSRRGFLGGVIAAVGGVVAAAVGIPAVGYVLSPLLGTQSSQWHEVGPVSDFPQGEPVLAIFSRTIKDGWVTKEQHVSVYVRREDGDRFTVFSPKCTHLGCGVQWNSKAQQFFCPCHAAVFDAEGTPVAGPAPRPLDRYTVKVENGRLFLGETQPKG